In the genome of Odocoileus virginianus isolate 20LAN1187 ecotype Illinois chromosome 17, Ovbor_1.2, whole genome shotgun sequence, the window ttcattttatctttttttaaaaatcaggttccACGTACGAGTGATAGCAGTTTGtttctctctgacttcacttagtatgatattctctaggtccatccatgttgctgcaaatggcagttttttcatttattttatggctgagtaatataccagTGTTTATATGGGccacgtctttatccattcatccattgatgaacgtttaggttgtttccatgtcttggctgtaaatagtgctgcagtgaacatcaggGTGCAGGTATCTTCAGATAAGggttttctccagatgtatgcccaggagtgggattgctgggtcatccaGTAGTTCCTGTTTTTagttaaggagtctccatactgttctctatagtgatTTTACCaccttccattcccaccaacagtgtaggagggttcccttttctccacaccctctccaacattgtttctagacttttttcttcttaagaagACAGAGGtggtttattttttgactgtgctgggtctttgttgctgtgcatgggctttctctagttgtcgAGAGTTGGGGGCTCTTCTTCGTTGtgatggcttcttttgttgcagagcacagggtctagacacacaggcttagttgctctatgtcTCGTGGActcttctctgaccagggatcacattggcaggtggattcttatctactgtacTACTCAGGAAGTccttgtttgtagactttgatggtggccattctgaccagtatgaggtgatacctcattgtagttttgatgtgcatttttctgatgattagtgatgttgagcatcttttcatgtgtaataaagtattttttttctttttttttaatttttttcttgtttttttaaagtatttttaaaatagctttttagaTATAATGTTGCACACTTAATAAATTATTGTAAAGGTAAGTTTTATATGCACCAGGAAACCCCAAAATTTGTGTGACTCAGTTTattacaatatttgctttattgtagtGGTCTGGAAGCAAACccgcaatatctctgaggtatgcctgtaataACTCTTCTTCTTTGTCGCTTATAACCTCTTGGACATAATTATCTCATGCTTCAGGGTTTTCATTGTTTAGTGTTTGTACTGGTAGATTTTGTTTCAGTTCCTCCTTCTCGTGGTCTTATAATTTGCGtgcctcatttaatcttcccattGGTCTTTGATCTGAGCGAGTTTCTTGCCTCCATCCTATTTCCTCTGCGTTGCAGGTCTCCTCTCTTGTACTCTGCCCAATGGCTTTGGGGGACCACCTGGGCCAGAAGGAGAGCGAAGTCTAGCACCCCCTGATGCCAGCATCCTCATCAGCAACGTATGCAGCATCGGGGACCACGTGGCCCAGGAGCTTTTTCAGGGCTCAGATGTGGGCACTGCAGAAGAGGCCGAGCGGCCTGGGGAGAAAGCTGGCCAGCACAGCCCTCTGCGGGAGGAGCATGTCACCTGTGTGCAGAGTAAGGAGCCCTCCAGGATGTCGTCTTTCCCCTCAGCTGACTGTGAGATCGGAGTCTGGAGCCTcacttttctctcctccctccactcAGGCATCTTGGATGAATTCCTTCAGACTTATGGCAGCCTCATCCCCCTCAGCACTGATGAGGTAGTGGAGAAACTAGAGGACATTTTCCAGCAGGAATTCTCTGCACCTTCCAGGTAAGGCATGAAAGAGATGCCCTTTGGAAGAGGGCTGGGAcctgagagatggggagagaatgCTGCTGCCTTTTCTCCCATAGGGATGTAgtcggggaggaggaggaagctagAACTGAAGGGGAGGAATCTGCAGACAAGGTGCCAAGCCCCTGTGAGCCACCCGGGAGGGCCTTTACCTGGGACCCTGAAATACCACGTGAACCTAAGTATTCCTGTGCTTCTTACAGGGGAGTGTCTCTTTAGCAAGTCCTCAAAAGGACCCATGACCCAAAGAAAAAGTTTTAGATTCTTATTCTAGGCAGTAGAAGGTACTTCTGTATGCCCAagccaccacccccatcccaatCTCTTGCATGACTCAACCCTTGGCCTACCCAGGAAGGGCCTGGTGCTGCAGTTGATCCAGTCATACCAACGGATGCCAGGCAATGCCATGGTGAGGGGCTTCCGAGTCACGTATAAGCGGCATGTGCTGACCATGGATGACCTGGGGACTTTGTATGGACAGAACTGGCTCAATGACCAGGTGAGGCGGCGTGGAGAAACAAGCCCAAGAGGGGGTTTGGGGAACAATGTGTTTGGGGCCCTCTCTGTGGGGAAGACCTGTCCCCATGCCACACCCTCCATGGCAAGTGGCCTCCCATCTTCTCCTCAGGTGATGAACATGTACGGAGACCTGGTCATGGATGCAGTCCCTGAAAAGGTAGGCCTAACCAGATACTTCAGTCCCTGGAAAAACTTGTGAagttttaagcagctttttcaGTCCCTTTCATATCTTCTATTTTACATGAAGAGGGTCCTTCTTTCTGGGGAGAGGCAGTAGAAGGTAATTTGTTAAATTCAAATTTGTAATCTTGGTACTGAACTTTTCAATTCTAGTCCTTTCCCCTAATCTGTAGTGTTTTCCCCCAATGGCTAACCCCACAAATCAGGATGGGAAGTTATAAGATGAGGTTGAAAATGGTTTGTGCTTTTTACCCTTAGTAAGTTGGACTGGAGTTTGTGGAAACCAGCCCTTAGAGCCGTGATGAAATGGAATGGGCGGGGGAGAGGACACGTGGCAGGAGGGCCTGTGGTCTGTTGAGTCCACCTGGCTCTTTTGTATCATTGGCACAGGTGCATTTCTTCAACAGTTTCTTCTATGATAAACTCCGTACCAAAGGTTATGATGGGGTGAAAAGGTGGACCAAAAACGTGAGTTATGAATTCACATCTTATGTAACACCTTGCCTCTAAAGAGTTGTGTTTCCTGTGAATCCTTTCCCCAATCCTGTTCATTCAGActttcaagtatttattaaatgtcttttgtgtgccaggtactattctgGGCATTAAGGATACAGTATTAAATAAGGAAAACTTACTACCTTTTTGGGGGTGAGAATCAATAAGCCAGTTAAAGTACAGCTAGTGATAATTTGCTGTAAACAAAACAGTAATGTGGTAGCATGGGGCTGGGTACTTTAGATAGGGTGGTTTGGGAAGGCTTCTCTTAGCTGATACTTGAGTGAGGAGGAGCCAGCCCTGTGCTCATCTGGGCAAGGGTATACTAAGCAAAGGGAACACCAGGAACATGGGACACAGGGAGAAAGAACATTTGAGGATCAGAGGGCCCGTGTGGCTGCCTGTGTGATTGGAGCAGAGTGAGCAAAGGAAAAACCATAGAAAATGTGGTCAGAGAGTAGATCATGTGAGGTGTGGAGGGCAGGTCAACCAGGgtagattttattctttgtattctAAGAAGCCATTGAAGAGTTTCAAGCAATCTGGGAAGTGACTCATGTTTTAAACTCCTGTTTCGGTGATAGAGGGAAAGGGGGCAAGAGTGGAAGCAGGCAGACAAAACAGAGTAGCCGATAAGTCCTGATGAGAAACTTGGACCAGAGTGGTCAATGTGGAAATATTGATAAAAGTAGTTTTATTTAGGGTAGCTCTTGTAGGTAGAACCAATAGGACTTTCTGATGAATTGGACATGAGAGATGAGGAAAAGATAGCAATCAAGGGTGATGCCTAGGTTTTTGGCCTAAGTTACTGGGGAAAATAATTAAGGCGGAGGGCAACAGGTTTGGTGAGGTGGGAAATAGTTCTTTTCTCCATTCCAATTAGTTTACCTGTCCTCTGATTCAAAGGCCAGGAAATTTCTACAGTGAGGTAGGGCTACTGCCTCCAGCATTTCTTAATTCCTGTCTCCCTGTAGAGGTGGGGTGACGCCTCAGAAAGAACAGGCTTTCTATATGCCTGCATTTAAATCCCGCCTCTGTCATCTCTTACTTCTCTCACCTTGAGCAGGTTGCTTTACTTTTCCAAGCCAGTTTCCTCATGAGAACTTTGTTTCAGGATTGTTGTGTTAACTGATTGAGCATCTGTTAGGTGCCATGCATTGTTCTTAGTGTATTATGGATATTAACTAGTTTAATCTGTGTAACAAACAGGTGAGGGTAGATACTGTTATTTTCAGTCTTACAGAAAAAGGAATTGAGGTACAGAGTTACTAAGTAACTTGGTTGGGTCATAAGCTAGTACATGGAGTAGCTGAGTTTGAACCCTGAGAGTCTGGCTCCAGGATCCTGAGCCTACTAAGCACCTGTATCTTTAATGGGTAAAAAGTACCTGGCCTATCCTGGGCCTGCCAGTGTTTGTTCTGTACCACCTCCTCTGTCCTGCTTTCCTCCTTAAGCCCAAGGATCCAGATATCCAGATGCTGGGCCTTGCCTCACAGTCCAGGGGCTGGGTGTTGAGTTCTTCCACTTAGCTCCTTGCCTGCTCCTCCTCTAGAACCCTCGTAGCAATTAGCAGAATTCCTGTGCTGTCTTACCTGAtctccagccctgcctccttAGGTGGACATCTTCAATAAAGAGCTCCTGCTAATCCCCATCCACCTGGAGGTGCATTGGTCTCTCATCTCTGTTGACGTGAGGCGGCGCACCATCACCTATTTTGATTCGCAGCGCACCCTGAACCGCCGCTGCCCTAAGGTttgagaggaaagggaaagatggGCAGATTGTGGGGAGGAGATATAGTGGCAaggcatttcaggcagaaggTTGGGTTTTGGGTCTCTGATGAGCAACCTGGGCTTGGTGCCTGTGACCAGCACAGCTTGGGTTCAGTTGGGAAATGTAGAGGTtcacttcctcctttcctccatcTACATAGCATATTGCCAAGTATCTGCAGGCAGAAGCAGTGAAGAAAGACCGGCTGGATTTCCACCAGGGCTGGAAAGGTTACTTCAAAATGGTAAGTTCCTAGAGGAGGTTTAAGCAGGGTTAGGGGTGGTGCGGGATGTGGTAAGAGCCAGAAGTTAAAGCTATACCCGTAGGGTCTCCAGGAGAAGGGCTTACCTTCTTTTTATTCTCCAGAATGTGGCCAGGCAGAATAATGACAGTGACTGTGGCGCCTTTGTGTTGCAGGTAAGCAGATACTAGGTGGGTTAAAgagttgggagggagggggaaactgTTCAGCCTCCCTCATTTGACTTACAACCACTTACCTAGTGGGAGTAACCCTACGTGTTAGAATGCAGAAACCCTGATTTCATTGGTCCTCTCTTGGCTTCTCCATACTGTGCTGGGACTGGTTCCTTAGGCTCTGACCCTGATATAGCTGCCTCTGATCCCCAATGCAAAGTGTTTTCTGTTAACACTTGATATTTTGTGTACCAAAGAGGAACCTTGGCTTTACAGTCAGACTTTTTTTGAACCCCAGCCTATGGGACCTTGGTTTTGTTTGTGAAATGGGAATATTCTTGGAAAGATCCAGTGAGAGGTGTATCAAAAGAAATACGTAGCACAGGTcctgattgggggtgggggtggggggggtcgtGCTCAGTAGGTGGTTCTCATGGCCTGCTTTGTTAACCCCAGTATTGCAAGCACCTGGCCCTGTCTCAGCCATTCAGCTTCACTCAGCAGGACATGCCCAAACTTCGTCGGCAGATCTACAAGGAGCTGTGTCACTGCAAACTCACTGTGTGAGCCTCGTATCCCAGGCCTCAAGCCCATTCGTTAATGGGCAGGGGAACATGGGAGACTCTTCCCAAGAAACTCAAGTTCGTTTTGTCTTTAGCCTCTTTCCACCCAGTTCCCTT includes:
- the SENP3 gene encoding sentrin-specific protease 3, with amino-acid sequence MKETIQGTGSWGPEPPGPGIAPAFSSPRRERLRWPPPPKPRLKSGGGFGPDPGSGTTVPTRRLPVPRPSFDASASEEEEEEEDDEDEDEEEEVAAWRLPPRWGQLGASQRPRPPRPTHRKTCSQRRRRAMRAFRMLLYSKSTSLTFHWKLWGRHRGRRRNLPHPKNHLSPREGAMTPQVPSPCCRFDSPRGPPPPRLGLLGALMAEDGVRGSPPVPSGAPMEEDGLRWTPKSPLGPDSGLLSCTLPNGFGGPPGPEGERSLAPPDASILISNVCSIGDHVAQELFQGSDVGTAEEAERPGEKAGQHSPLREEHVTCVQSILDEFLQTYGSLIPLSTDEVVEKLEDIFQQEFSAPSRKGLVLQLIQSYQRMPGNAMVRGFRVTYKRHVLTMDDLGTLYGQNWLNDQVMNMYGDLVMDAVPEKVHFFNSFFYDKLRTKGYDGVKRWTKNVDIFNKELLLIPIHLEVHWSLISVDVRRRTITYFDSQRTLNRRCPKHIAKYLQAEAVKKDRLDFHQGWKGYFKMNVARQNNDSDCGAFVLQYCKHLALSQPFSFTQQDMPKLRRQIYKELCHCKLTV